One stretch of Plasmodium vivax chromosome 8, whole genome shotgun sequence DNA includes these proteins:
- a CDS encoding hypothetical protein, conserved (encoded by transcript PVX_094620A; Apicoplast targeted protein. Curated by Stuart Ralph, Walter and Eliza Hall Institute of Medical Research, Australia.) — MNIRLVCEIIAMILLHVIFYKVSIYYLLRYLDILNHSNKFNKNIFFITFLVCMSIFSLFLFELSNIVSNGTITYIWHIDICVLVCLLYIVIPIEFVNTIFDSSNYKEILSPEFNSHSHIKLIKKYYIKISAIYKEQNGISKKIKKHFFLIRSIIFLSFLWLSLGKLKNMIYKKNYNYVIADDNTLNIRKYLLYSQNAEMQKKNQNKFFNKTIFYLLEKRKKCFNYYSTAFQDFHQYYNKGQDEGEQTREEKKNIFKKCINRVYSILGILFVMFLHYLMLLYKFIIGELLINICALGVTTNSIVAGISSMYFIYDYIITFVYYVQIPKIQIQIYNIEERILINFTNYMFKKEELQKLQSNFDIHSKRFLYDSKRGGSPVGNASPLEGPEKNNSESYKEKQFPSKGELQQNGEQGIIARSKTAIMRKRKNSVKKSSVLVNFTNRLKNMCTFRNSSLLNYADSGGQVRTADFAFLEDKQRHSNASKKKHKRLSTHHFEQPKSKKKSGNFSDHESTVINYFYKNINKNNVHPLKRSNSCPLSFAESNDASSDGEPRAGATEEGQVRKYSSLSVTLDGEPASSKGEGPGRAAVSGDVRGDRIGDQSGCRHRDTRSHGEGANGEDPPNTHSTPNTPNTHNPPNAGAKKFFFKSISFPVNKFEKTKYNEKKQKMERIQFLYEMEKNFHVKNKMSVDDAELKEESSEQNDSQASDDQNIYDSCNEDIRKIQDIENYNKLKKEIENIVYTNTSMYYSLNAILSRKFEIQKNKNCLVGKINVFLNSVMFLTVIYKIIMSILNIIFIRIYVRDPFSKIIEKVCLFFNIKYNIAIIYGPYISLVYISYIVAINMKKFLQQVIQISTYFSFYFKLFLNMWILLISELMGLYFVTNSLLLTSYIPVNYNHIMNFVMGNNYDYNIFHLHSDYVFITSFTSTLIFCVLYMFYFYFF; from the coding sequence atgaatataagaTTGGTGTGTGAAATAATAGCCATGATTTTGCTACATGTCATATTTTACAAGGTGTCCATTTATTACTTACTGAGGTATTTAGACATTTTAAATCATTCGaataaatttaacaaaaacatttttttcataaccTTTTTAGTTTGTATGTCtatcttttcccttttcctctttgagCTATCCAACATCGTGTCCAATGGTACCATCACGTACATTTGGCACATTGACATATGTGTCTTAGTCTGCTTGCTGTATATAGTCATTCCCATAGAGTTCGTCAACACGATTTTTGATTCGAGTAATTACAAAGAAATTCTTTCCCCAGAATTTAACTCCCACTCGCATATcaaattgataaaaaaatattacataaagaTAAGTGCCATTTATaaggagcaaaatggaattagcaaaaagataaagaagcatttttttctcattcgaagcatcatatttttatcatttctttgGCTAAGTTtagggaaattaaaaaatatgatttacAAAAAGAACTACAATTATGTCATAGCAGATGATAACACGCTCAATATAAGGAAGTATCTGCTCTACAGTCAGAACGCCGAGATGCAGAAGAAAAATCAAAACAAATTCTTTAATAAGACCATATTTTACCTTCtagaaaagaggaaaaaatgctttaaTTATTACTCCACCGCATTTCAAGACTTCCACCAATATTACAACAAGGGGCAAGACGAAGGTGAACAAacgagggaagaaaaaaaaaacatatttaaaaaatgcattaacCGGGTATATAGCATCTTGGGCATCCTCTTTGTTATGTTTCTACATTACCTAATGTTGCTGTACAAATTCATCATCGGAGAGCTGCTCATAAACATTTGTGCTCTTGGAGTGACGACCAATTCTATCGTCGCAGGCATATCCtctatgtattttatttatgattACATTATCACCTTTGTATATTATGTGCAAATTCCGAAGATACAAATACAGATTTATAACATTGAAGAAAGAATACTAATTAACTTCACtaattatatgtttaaaaaggaggagctgcAAAAGCTGCAGAGTAACTTTGACATTCATTCAAAACGGTTTCTATACGattccaaaagggggggatcTCCTGTGGGGAatgcttcccctttggaaggGCCAGAGAAGAACAATTCTGAGAGTTATAAGGAAAAGCAGTTCCCATCCAAAGGGGAACTCCAACAAAATGGCGAACAAGGAATCATTGCAAGAAGTAAAACTGCCAtaatgagaaaaagaaaaaactctGTAAAGAAATCTTCCGTACTTGTAAACTTCACCAATcggttaaaaaatatgtgcacCTTTAGGAATAGCAGCTTGTTAAACTATGCAGATAGCGGTGGGCAGGTGCGAACCGCCGACTTTGCCTTTTTGGAGGACAAGCAAAGACACTCCAACGCGAGTAAGAAGAAACACAAACGATTAAGTACTCACCATTTTGAGCAaccaaaaagtaaaaagaaaagtggaAACTTCAGCGACCACGAATCGACTGTCATtaactatttttataaaaatataaacaaaaataatgtgCACCCTTTGAAGAGGTCAAATAGTTGCCCGCTTTCCTTTGCCGAAAGTAATGACGCCTCGTCCGACGGTGAACCCCGCGCGGGCGCGACTGAGGAGGGCCAAGTCAGGAAGTACAGCTCCCTAAGTGTGACGCTTGACGGTGAGCCCGCCTCCTCGAAGGGGGAAGGCCCCGGTCGCGCTGCTGTTAGCGGAGATGTCCGCGGCGATCGCATCGGTGACCAGAGCGGGTGCCGGCACAGGGATACGCGCAGCCACGGTGAAGGAGCAAACGGGGAAGACCCCCCCAACACGCACAGCACCCCCAATACGCCAAACACGCACAACCCCCCCAACGCGGGCGCCAAAAAATTCTTCTTCAAAAGCATCAGCTTCCCAGTGAACAAGTTCGAAAAAACCAAGTACAAcgagaagaagcaaaaaatggagcgcATTCAATTTCTGtacgaaatggaaaagaacTTCCAcgtaaagaacaaaatgagcGTAGATGATGCCGAATTGAAGGAGGAGTCCAGCGAACAAAACGACAGCCAGGCAAGCGACGACCAGAACATTTACGACTCGTGTAATGAAGATATACGAAAAATACAAGACATTGAAAattacaataaattaaaaaaagaaatagaaaatattgtGTACACAAATACGAGTATGTATTACTCCTTAAATGCAATTTTGAGCAGGAAATTTGAAATtcaaaagaataaaaattgccTAGTTGGAAAAATTAACGTCTTTTTAAATTCGGTGATGTTTTTAACAgtcatttataaaattattatgtccattttgaacataatttttataagaatTTATGTAAGGGAtcctttttccaaaattattgaaaaggtgtgtttattttttaatataaaatataatatagcCATAATTTATGGGCCATATATATCGTTGGTGTACATTTCGTACATCGTGGCAATTAACATGAAGAAGTTTTTACAGCAGGTTATCCAAATATCgacttatttttctttttattttaaactttttttaaatatgtggattttgttaatttccGAATTAATGGGCCTCTATTTTGTGACCAACTCTTTGCTCTTAACTTCCTACATTCCTGTAAATTACAATCACATTATGAATTTTGTCATGggaaataattatgattataatatatttcatttgcACTCTGATTATGTTTTCATCACGTCCTTCACGTCCacgttaattttttgcgtcctctacatgttttatttttattttttttaa
- a CDS encoding hypothetical protein, conserved (encoded by transcript PVX_094625A), whose product MNTRAQTKSNLKMNQPADIKYQFTKTKICRHFLENRCVNKDNCNYAHVLEELRPLPNLQNTKLCKSVKKKIPCCNPNCKYAHKIEKLQPSTDLATYKTTLCYFWKKKKCMNQDKCRFAHGIEEIRPLRIPKEGKTERASLPLSDTDSSLGTQQHQQKGKPSAKRTKEGGMLPGKKWGKQWDRRGGNMWGRDAGRGGGKREGKVWEDRSGDMWEDRSGKAWENRSGSKWSNERDSNRTTQRTAERTAERTNQRDNFLLEEERVPNILSNIHLFENSPVMENDLFQLNDNFLNICNSVSLDSDALYTPPGETYSSEHEQKESDENNSWEDSVVDLNFLNLDYLNDEEDVAKYELFRGSGLDINLENLQALSMQVNHDAYTGRSLDANMWSIEEGEVNRNYGVGGGRHPEISQSNNPNVFLDASPNESENVLASGQSGNNEQNMERNQGIISNQLNIFNAQSIEELFSFDATSSEKLLSDSEFFAQWCKSIKDRSSKHYNSLCLS is encoded by the coding sequence ATGAACACACGCGCGCAAACCAAGAGCAACCTCAAGATGAACCAACCGGCTGACATAAAGTACCAATTCACGAAAACCAAAATTTGCAGACACTTCCTAGAAAATAGGTGTGTGAATAAAGACAACTGCAATTACGCTCATGTGCTGGAAGAATTAAGACCTCTACCCAACTTACAAAATACCAAACTCTGCAAAAgcgttaagaaaaaaatcccctGCTGTAACCCCAACTGTAAATATGCTCACAAAATTGAGAAGCTGCAACCCAGTACTGACCTTGCCACCTACAAAACTACACTGTGCTATTtctggaaaaagaaaaaatgcatgaATCAGGATAAGTGCAGATTTGCTCATGGGATTGAAGAAATAAGACCTTTACGAATACCAAAGGAAGGGAAAACTGAAAGGGCATCTCTTCCGCTGTCCGATACTGACTCCAGTTTAGGCACACAACAGCATcagcagaaggggaagccGAGCGCCAAACGGACGAAAGAGGGGGGCATGCTGCctggcaaaaaatggggcaagCAGTGGGATCGAAGGGGGGGCAACATGTGGGGAAGAGATGCAGGCAGGGGTGGGGGCAAGCGTGAAGGTAAAGTGTGGGAAGATCGTAGCGGTGATATGTGGGAAGATCGTAGCGGTAAAGCGTGGGAAAATCGCAGCGGCAGCAAATGGAGCAACGAACGAGACAGCAACAGAACCACCCAGCGAACCGCCGAACGAACCGCCGAACGAACGAACCAGAGAGACAACTTCCTactggaagaagaaagagtTCCAAATATCCTATCCAACATACACCTATTCGAGAACAGCCCAGTGATGGAAAATGACCTATTCCAGCTGAAtgataactttttaaatatatgtaacagTGTGAGCTTGGACAGCGACGCGCTTTACACCCCCCCAGGAGAGACCTATTCTAGCGAACACGAGCAGAAGGAGTCGGATGAGAACAACAGTTGGGAAGACTCCGTTGTAGATCTGAATTTTCTAAACTTGGATTACCTTAATGATGAGGAAGACGTTGCAAAATATGAATTGTTTCGGGGAAGTGGCCTTGACATAAATCTGGAGAACCTCCAAGCCCTAAGTATGCAAGTAAATCACGACGCATACACGGGTAGAAGTTTGGACGCCAATATGTGGAGTATAGAAGAAGGGGAGGTTAACAGAAACTATGGCGTAGGAGGAGGGAGACATCCAGAAATAAGCCAAAGTAACAACCCTAATGTGTTTCTAGATGCAAGTCCAAACGAAAGTGAAAATGTACTTGCCAGTGGTCAGAGTGGGAATAACGAACAAAATATGGAGAGAAATCAAGGCATAATTTCCAACCAACTTAATATCTTCAATGCGCAGTCGATCGAAGAGTTGTTTTCATTCGATGCTACTTCCTCAGAGAAACTGCTGAGCGACTCGGAATTTTTTGCCCAATGGTGTAAAAGTATAAAGGATAGAAGTTCGAAGCATTATAATAGCTTATGTTTATCCTAG